GGCAGGACTTACCGACGGACTAAAGGTTGGCATTGGTTTGTTGGCCCTACACGCCTTATAAGTCCTCTCTGCAAGTTTCCATGCATTTTCTGCGGCTTTTTTATCTAAGGCAAATTTAACTTGAATGGTTTTCTTGGCAGTCTGGTATTTCTTCTTGGCATCCTTGCTTTTGTCGGAAGCATTCCAGGCAGCACGCGCGGTTTCCATTGATGCTAAGTATTCCTTTCGCGCTCCTTCCTTGGCATTTTTCCAGGCTTGTCTTGCCCTCTCAAACGGTTCTTTGCAAGATTCTTTTCTGGCTTTCTCAACTCGTTTTTGTTCCTTTTTGACCTCGGCTTCCAGCTTTTTTTCTTCTGCCTTAACACGACCCCTGTTTTCGTCTGACTTGGGAGTTTTACTGGGAGTGGGACTGACAATTACAGTTGGAGTCGAAGTCGGCGTTGGGCTTACGTCATCTGCAAAAGCCGTAAATGCCGAAAACGCAATCGCCAACGAAACGGTCGTTGAAACTACTCTCTTCATAAATCTTAAAAATGGTCTGGGAATTTGAACTAATCAGCCAAGCTGATTGGTTATTCAAAACCTAAACCGATTGATTAGTTTACTTAAAACTCGCGGTTTCTCGACGCAACCGCTATGTTTAATTATAGCAGTAAACCAAGCGGTGGCAAAGCATGTTGAAAACAGCCAAAAGTAGGAAAGATAGTCCTATCCGTGCCTGGAAATGTTTAAAACGATTCCCAAACCGGCCATAATAGATACCAAAGCCGAACTGCCAAAACTTATAAATGGCAAAGGCAGTCCTGTAAGCGGAATCATGCCGGAGATGGCAAATATATTAATAAGCGCTTGGCCGCAAACCCAAGTTGTTACGCCCAGAACCAGCAGTTCGCCGAATTGATTGCTTACGGTCTTGGCAATATTTATCATGGCTAGCGACAAGGCCAAAAACAGCGAGAGAAGAAAAGCCCCGCCAACAAGGCCAAGCTCTTCAACAACTATCGCGAAAATTGAGTCGCCTACCGGTTCGGGAAGGAAATTTATTTTTTGTCGGCTTTGGCCGAACCCCAAGCCAAAAATACCGCCGGAACCTATTCCCAGAAGAGCCTGGTTAATATGATAAGAAGTATCTTGTTTATCGGACGAAGGATTAAAAAAGGCCTTAAGTCGGTCAAATCTATACGGCTCAACGACCGATAGCGCGCCAAGTAAAATACCCGCGACTAGAATTAAAACAACAAAGTGAGAAAATTTGGCGCCTGCAAAAAAGTACATTGACAAAGCAATTAAGGCAACCAAAACCAACGTTCCCATATCCGGTTGGGATAATAGCAAAACACCAACGAAACCAAGCACCAACAGAAACGGGGCCAATGATTGTATCCTTTCTCCTATTCGTCCGTCTCGCCTGCTGAACCATGCGGCCAGATAAATAACAAGTGAGAGCTTCAGCACCTCCGAAGGTTGGAATGTAAAAATTTTTAGATCCAACCACCTTTGCGCCCCTCTCAAGCCATAGCCGATACCCGGCACGAAAACCAACACCATCAAACCGATTACCGCAACCAAAAGTGGCAAAGCAATTTTTTTCCAAAATTTGTAATTTATCCTGGAAAAAAGTAAAAAGAGGGCCAAACCAGGCAAAACACCATAGAGAAACTGGTGGAGAAAATAGTAAGAAGGCGAACCGAAGCGTTTCTGTCCTTCAACTACGCCAGCGGAAGAAAGCATAACCAAACCAAAAACAATCAGAATAAAAACCAGTATCGTCAAGGTTTTACCAGATTTGGAAATCTGCATCATGGTAGAGGCCGATTTATTAAAATTACAAACTTAACTGGTAGAAAAATTTATCTACCGGCTACGTGCACGTGTTTTGCTGGTCCTTCGGGACAGGCGCAAAACGCGCACGCCTCCACCGGTAAATAACATCCCCTTCTTAGTAATTATAAAAGTGATAAAAATCACCCCGACATCCGCCTGCTGGCGGAGTCGGGGGTTCCCGGTTTGTAATTTTAAGGGGTCAGCCACAAAACATTACTAACTAAATTTTACGGCAAAATTCTGGTTTGGGAAAGATGGCTGAAAAAAACAAAAACCGCTTCCAGTGAAGCGGCATGACAGTAAAGACAAACAAGCCTAGCAGTCTCGTTTAACAGGAATAGGTTCCAGCCGTGGCTGGGGTGCAAATAGTCCTTCAACCCATTTGCGAACCTTGCTTTTGCCGGGTGGAAGCGGGACAACCACCACAAAATAATTATAAATTGACAAGCCAATAAAAAAACCGACTCTGGCAACTACTTCTAGTATTAAGTAGCGGGTTTCATAAATATACAATGGCAAAAAAATAATTTCAAAAACTACCCAAGACAAACAGTAAATCCTGAACCAAAAATTATTTCTTTCTAGCTTTACAACTTCTGACGAAAAAAGGTTCTCTTCTGCTTTGTTGCATTTTTGAATCGAGGGACCAAATATCAAAACACTAAAGATAAGAATGGCTATATCAAACATGTTGCTTTTAACCGTCAAAAAAGGTAAAAAATAATTTATAACCCGAACAAATGTTCCAAAAATGGCAAGAAAGATCCCCATTTTGGCAAAGAAATAGCATGTCAGCCCGGTTAATTTTTGGAACCAATGGCTGAATTTTGTAAGTTTTTCAATGATCTTACTATCCAGAGCTCGCAACATCTCATCCCCCTAGCAACTTATAGATATAAGAATTATGCTAACATTTTATTAATTTATAGTCAAGTTTCAAAACAATGGCGGTATTTTTGAGTCTACCAAAAAAATTATCAGTCCGATTATTGCTCCTATTGCGCTGATCATCCAGAATCGCATAGTTACTTGCGTCTCTGGCCAGCCGCGGGCCTCAAAGTGATGGTGAATCGGCGTGGAAAGAAAAATCTTCTTGCCCCGCAACCGCTTAGATGACAGCTGAATAATTACCGACAACGACTCAATTATGAATACTGCCCCAATCGGTATTAAAAGAAGTGGCGTATTGGTAAGCATCGCAATAATGCCCAACACCACACCCAAAGACATTGAGCCGGTATCGCCCATGAAAAATCTGGCCGGAAAAATGTTATACCACAAAAATGCTATCAGCGCGCCCATTATTGCCGCTATAAAAGTCACTAGATCCATCCTGCCCTGGTCAAAAGCAATGGCGCCGTAAGCGGCAAACATGGTTAGAAATGTACCTGCCGCCAAACCGTCCAGACCGTCTGTTTCGTTGGCAGAAAATGAAGTGGCGACAATAACCAAAATAAAGAATGGTATATACCACCAGCCAATGGTAAAATCCCCAAGAAACGGAATATTTAAAGAATTGAAGCCGAGCTTATAGAAAAACCACCAAGCGCCGCCTGCGGCCACTACCGTGTAAAGCAACAGACGGTATTTCATCCTTAACCCGCCGCCTTTAGGACCGATGCGCATAACGCCCAAAATGTCATCGGCCAATCCAACCAACGCCGCGACAGCCAAAGCACCCAACGGCAGCCAGGTTTGACCACGAGAAAAAAAATTAACACGCGACCAAAAACCGTCAACAGATTTGGAAAGATACCAGAAAAGCAAGGTCAAAATTGTCACTGTAACCCAAATTAAAACTCCGCCCATAGTCGGAGTACCCTCCTTTGACTTGTGAAGCCGATTAAAAATCGGAGCGCCTTCAGCGCGCAGTTGTTTCCCCATCTTGTACTTATACAGAATCTTCATCCAAAGCGGCGTCAGCGCCAGGGAAACAAAAAACGCCAGTGCCGCCACCACGAAAACTCTAACTACATTAAAAATTGTGAAAATATTTTCTGCCATTTATTCCCAGCTATAAGCTGTCTTTCCCCATTCGATTAGCTTCTCGGTTTCTCCAAAACGATTCTGCGAACCAAGTACTACGGAAATGAGGCCGTCGCCAACGTTGTCTAATCCGACCTCAAGAACCATTGTGCCAAGGGCATTGTCCGTATATCCGGTTTTACCGATTATAATCCCCCGAATCTGGTTAAGCAATTGATTGGTATTAACCAAGTGGTGCGGTATCCTGCCATCCGCAGAACTCACGTCCATCGTTGTTGCTTTTAGTGTTCCGGAAATTAACTCGTAACTTTTGGCGTAACTAACCAATTTTATCAAATCTGAAGCAGTTGAAAAAGCATCATAATCATCCAAACCCGCCGGATCAGTAAATTTGCTGTTGGCCATACCCAAGTTTTGGGCTTTTTCATTCATTTTGGCAACAAAATCGATGCCCAATTTTTGCGCTTCAGTGGCCAAGGTCAATGCCGCGTCATTTGACGATTTAACAAGCATAATCTTAAAAAGATCAGCCACGCGCAATTGTTCGTTTTTAAAAAGATCGGCACCATTACCATCCACGTTTATAGACTCCACCGGCACGGAAAAAATTTGATTAAGATCCAAGTTCTCTAAAACCACAATGGCACTCATTAGCTTAGTAATTGAAGCGATGGGCAATCTTTTGTTGATATTTTTTGCAAAAAGAAAACGTCCGGATTTAACGTCAACCAAAGCAGCGGCTCTAGCTTCGATTTCCGGTTCCGGCACATTAAAATCTCTGACCGGTGAATAGCTAATTTCTGAAACCGGCAAAAGGAATGCTTGTTGTCCTTCACTTGGCGGTTGAACCGCCAAGTTGGTGTTTGGGACATCTACCGGATATCCGAAAATAAAAAAAACCGCCCCACTGACCAACCCGCCCAAAACAATTGTAAATAAGATTACATTTGGCCTCATTTAATTTAAGCTTGGAAGAGCGAACCCCGTCAAAAATTACAAACCCCAAGCCGATACCAATCGGCGGTTTTTATCGTTCATAGATTGATAAGAAAGGTGCTAGCCCGACGGATGTACCGGCGGAGGCGCGCGCGTTTTGCGCCTGTCCCGAAGGGCCAGCAAAACACGCGCGCGTAGCCGGTAAATAAAGTTTTGTGCTAATTAAGTTTGTAATTTTTGACGGAGGCGAGCGTCATTTTTTAATTTGTAAATGCAGTTCTTTTAGCTGTTTTTCTTCCAACTCGGAAGGGCTATCCATCATAAGATCTCTTGCGTCACCGGTTTTGGGAAAAGCAATCACTTCGCGTATATTCGGTTCTCCAACCAATACCGCCACCAGCCGATCCAATCCCCAAGCAATACCACCATGCGGCGGCGCGCCGTAGGATAAGGCGTCCAGCATGTGCCCAAAGTTTTTGACAGTTCTTTCTTCTTCAAACCCAATTATCTCAAAAACTTTTTTCAAAGCTTCGGCTTGATGGTTGCGGATGCTCCCGCCTCCGATTTCAAAACCATTTAATATCACGTCGTATTGTGTCGTTAAAATCTCGCCGATATTTTTCTTTTCCATTAACCATTCCGAATGCTCCGGCCTAGGCGCGGAAAAAGGATTATGAGTGAATGTCCACTCGCCATTATCAGTTTTTTCAAAAAAAGGAAAATCAATAATCCAGCAAAATGCCAAAAGGTTAGGGTCATCGGGATGCTCGCGCAAGTCAGGTCTGTCAGTACCATATTTTTCCATTGCCTCTTTGTGGGTTAGCCGCGGAAATGGAACTTCTTGAATTTTTTTATCGGGCATAATGTTTTTAATCAGTTCGATCAATAAGGACTCGTTCACAACCATCACATCTTCGCGTTCCACAAATGACATTTCCAAATCAAGCTGGGTAAATTCCGGCTGTCTGTCACCGCGGGTATCTTCGTCACGAAAACAGCGAGCAATCTGGAAATACTTTTCGATACCGGCAACCATCAATAACTGTTTGTATTGCTGTGGTGATTGCGGCAAAGCATAAAATTTACCAGAATATAAGCGAGAAGGCACCACGTAATCACGCGCACCTTCGGGAGTAGATTTAGTAAGTATCGGGGTTTCAACTTCAATAAAGCCCCTTCCGTCCAAGTAATCGCGAATAAATTTTGTTACTTTGTGGCGTAAAATCATATTTTTTTGCATCCTTTCGCGCCTTAAATCAAGATAACGGTATTTCATCCTGTGGTCCTCGCCTATTTCCCGCCCATCAGTATCCAGCGCAAATGGCGGAGTAACCGCTTGGTTTAAAACCTCCAAAGATTCAGGCTGAATCTCTATTTTGCCGGTTTCTATTTCATCGTTAACCATCGCCTCCGGCCTTGCCGCCACCTTGCCAATAATTTTCAAAACCCATTCCGAGCGTAATGTGTTCGCAGTTTCGTATAGTTCTTTTTGTTGCGGCGTAAAAACAACCTGGACAACCCCGGATCGGTCGCGCAAATCAATAAAAATAATTTTGCCGTGATCTCGACGGCCATGCACCCAGCCAAAAAGCTCCGCATCTTCACCAATCTTATTTTTTGTTTCCGCAATTAGAGTTCGCATTTAACCTAATAGTATTATAAAAAACAAAACTAGGCAAAATGAAAACAGGATTTTCATCCTGTTTTAAAGCAACCTGAATATTACCTCAATGATAACGCTGACAATAACGGGTTTGTCTTCTTTGGTTCCGGGTTTAAATTTCCATTGTTTTACCGCTTCAACCGCTCTTTCGTCTAACCTTAAACCCAAACCTCTGCGAACCAAAACTTTTCTGACATTACCATTGGTATCTATTTCCACGTAAAGAATAACTGTGCCTTGAAGTTTTGCCTTGCGAGCTTCGTCGGAATATTCCGGGTTAATTTTTTTTAAAAGTTGCGGAGGTTCCACACCGTTGCCAACTCCCAACGCGTCTCCGCCCATACCACCGTCTGATCCGGGACCAATGCCGGAACCAGTACCAGATCCGACTCCACCGCCGCTGCCAGTACCGATACCCCCGCCGAAACCGGGACCGTTTGACGGCAGAACAATATTCCCCAAAATATCCCCCAGCGGTCCAAGACTGACAGGCGGCTGTTTTAATTCCGGGGGCACGATTACACTCGGCTCCATAGCCAGTTTTGGCACATCATTTCTAATTTTCACCGATGGCGGTGTAAATTGCTTTAAAGAGAATTTGGGCGGGTTGCCCTTACTTGCCGGCTGAGGCGACCTATCGCCCCCACCGCCACCGCCTCCGGTTTTTTTAGTCTGCGGAAGATAGATTGCGCTATTATTAGGCAAAATTATAAAAACTTCTGATGAAGTTACCGGTTTTTTGTTAAAAAGACCAGACTCTCCGGCAACAAAAACACACACCACCACGATAACGTGGGCAATACCCGACAATAGTAATCCCTTCTTTGGGTTGTGCCTGCTTAAAATATCTTTAACGGGTATTGGGCTTGAGGTAACGACAAGAGGCGGGTCTTTGCCTCTTTTTTTAAGGAACCGGCCCAAGAACTCACCCAATTCAGAAAAAACTCTCTTTTCTTCTGTTAAAAACATTGCCTTCCTTACATTTCTTGAACCAATCAGTTGTTATAACTATCATCCGCTGATTTGAAAGTTTGTCAACCCCGTTAGAAGTCGCCCTTACTGGTTTATTTTCAACAACTATTAATAACTTAAAAGTTTACCGAAACAGTTTTAACTTATGCATAAGGCTGCACAGCAGCGACTTCTAACGGGGTCAATATCAACAAGCAACGCTCAAAAATAAAACACCGCGCTCAAGCGCGGTGTTTTATTGAATCAAATCATTACCAGGCAAAGTGGGCAAAAGCCTTATTGGCTTCGGCCATTCTGTGAGTGTCCGTTTTCTTTTTTATCGCCACTCCGGTGTTGTTATACGCATTGATAATTTCTTGAGCTAATTTTTCCTGCATCGGCTTACCCTTTTGACTACGGGCCGCATCAATAATCCACCTAAAAGCTAACGCCATTTTACGTTCCCCTCTCACTTCGTAGGGAACCTGATAATTAGCACCGCCGATTCTGCGAGACTTGAGTTCAAGCTGTGGCCCAGCGTTATTCAATGCCATATCAAGCACTTCCAGGGCTGGTTTTTTAATTTCCTTTTCTGCGCGCTCCAAAGCCCCGTAGACAATCTTCTCCGCCGTAGACCTCTTGCCACTACTCATCACCTTATTGATTAACTTAACAACCAAAAGAGATGAGTACTTATAATCCGGCTCAACTATTATTTTTTTCTTTATTGGTTTGCGCATTTTTATTTGGGTCTTTTGGCTCCATACTTACTTCTGCCCCTGCGTCTTGCATCAACTCCAGCGGAATCTAGGCGGCCGCGTACTATGTGATACTGGACGCCAGGCAAGTCCTTGACTCTACCGCCACGCAATGTAACCACAGAGTGTTCTTGCAAATTATGTCCTACACCGGGAATATAAGCCGTTACTTCCATGCCATTAGTCAATCTAACACGAGCAAATTTACGCAATGCAGAATTTGGCTTTTTTGGTGTCATGGTGCCAACTTTTATCGCTACTCCGCGCTTGAAAGGTGCATTAAAAAAAATGGGTTTATTCTCAAGGCTGTTGAAACCAAACGACAAAGCCGGCGATCTTGTTTTCGTTTTAGCCCTGCTACGAGGATGTTTTAATAACTGATTTATTGTAGGCATTTTATCTTTACAATTAGGCTACATTAAAAGGCGTTTTCGCCTTTATCCAATTATAATCCTAAATAATAAATTAATCAAGGGAAAAAGTAGAGGGAAAATAAAAATTAAAAAGATAATAAAAAGTATAAAATTATACCGCAACATGAATACCTTAACCGCCGTAAATCTAGCCGGTAAAAATGTCAGTAATAACCAGTGGCCATCCAGAGGCGGAATTGGCATTAAATTAAAGATTGCGAGCGTCAAATTAAGCAATACAATAAAAGATAGGAGTTGCGGCAATACGGTCGCCTCAAGAGATGCAGGCAAAAATCTTATCAAAGTTCCAAATAAAATGGCAATTATTATATTAACTGCAGGGCCCGCAAAAGCCACCTTGGCCGGGCCAAATTTTCTATCATTCAAGTTGGCCGGATTATATGGCACCGGTTTAGCATAACCAAAAACAAAACCACCGGCCCAAAAAGTAAAGAGCGGTAAAAGCACGGAACCAAACCAATCAAGATGTTTGAGGGGATTTAATGTAATCCTGCCCAGGTCTTTGGCTGTATCATCGCCCATACTATGAGCAATCACGCCATGGGATACTTCGTGTAAAACAACCGAAAACAAGACAACGATTATATTAAATAATCCGATAACCAATGACATATACTTGCAAGATTAGCAATTTTAAGTTAATGTGTAAACCATGACCAGATGTCCGCGTTGCGGCAAAAAACCGGTGATGGCAAATAAACGCAAACTTTTGCGCGGTCATTATAATCCCGTAAATCGCTATCGCAAATATCCCAATCTGCAGTGGGCCAACATTGACGGCAAACGCATCATGATTTGCACCTCGTGTATTAAAACACTTGGCAAAATAAAATAGGGCACGGGGTATAGTGCAACGGTAGCACGAGTCCATGGGGTGGATTTAGTCCCGGTTCGAATCCGGGTACCCCGACATGTTATAACAAAAACCGGCCATACGTGGTCGGTTTTTGTTATAATGAGCTTTTTAGTTCAAAATCTTTGCCATTCAGTTTTTTTACTCTTGCGTTGATTTTCAGCCATTAGTAATTCATCATATATACCATCGATAAGTTTGTAATTTACGGCTTCTTCGAGTGTAACCCACTGGAATTGATCGGTTTCGTCCGGCTGTAACACAACATCGCCAGACTGATAATCGGCTAAACAAGAAATGACCAGCGAAGGATTGCCATCACCATGCACCGTAGCCAAACTTGTCACATATGCGATATTTGTAATATCCAAACCAACTTCTTCTTTCACTTCACGCCGCAGAACTTTTTCAAGAACATTGTACCAATAGTCAGTCGTGTCTTTGGGTAAGTTTATGTAATCATCTGTTTCCAATTTACCGCCGGGCACAGTCCACATCCCAGGAAAGCGTTTTTTGTTGAAAGAACGGCGAGTAATCAAATATTTGCCGTCTTTAACGATAATTGCTGTAATAGCCACTTCGTGTAAAAATTTATTATCCATATTAAAATTTATAAAAAATTTAAAAGCTTTAATCTTCTTTTAGAGTAAATTTCGTATACGACGGCTTGTGATTTACCAACTCTTCGTGTTTAAACCAAACGCTTATTTCCGCCTCTGCCTCTTCGGGTGAAGCCGAGGCGTGAATAAGATTGAAAACTCCGATTTTTTTATCATCGGCATAGCCATATGAAACATGGGTATAATCCCCCCTGATGGTACCCGGGACGGCAACCTTGGGTTCGGTGGCACCGACCATTTTTCTGGCAACTTCAACCATCTCCACACCTTCAAGAACCAAAGCAACAATCGGACCAGAAATTAACATGTCAATCATTCTTTGTCTGATTGTCTCCCCCCTCCTTTGAGCCAGGTCTTCCGTATAATGTTTCATGGCAGTATCTTTTTCAGATACCAACATCTTCAGACCAACAATCTTAACGCCAACACGTTCAAATCTGGTGATTATCTCACCTATTATTCCCCTATCTAGAGCGTCTGGTTTTAATAAAATTAGTGTTCTTTGTAATATCATGGTTTTAGTTAACTATTTTGAGCTTGAAGAATAATGTCTTATAGCACCGTTGAAAGGGTGGATTGCATGGTCACCGAGCAGTATAATGGTTGAACTGCGAGGTGAATCCACGCTTTCAACGGAGCGACGCAACCTCGCTGGGGTTGCTAGCGGTGATAGAAAGCATTATTCATCAAGCTCAATTTCATAATTTTGACCATCCAATATTAATTCCACCACGCCATCAATATCCGTCCGATAATATTTTATATCATATTTTTTAAGCCGATCCAAGATTCCTTGATAAGGAAGGCCATATTTATTTTTCTTTCCGACTTCAATAAAAGCCACCTCGGGATTAACTGTTTTCAAAAAATCCTCCGTCGTAGATGTTTTACTGCCATGGTGACCTATCTTTAAAAATTGGGCGCTTAAACTGGCTCCACTGGCCAGAAGCTTATATTCAATCTTGGCCTCGGCATCGCCCATAAACAATATGCCGTCGTCGCCGTAGTCCAGGCGCAATACCACCATTGCATCATGCGAATTTCTAAGCGATGCGTCATCAGCATCAGGATCGGGCGGAGACAAAATTGTAAGTTTCGCCCCGCCGCCTAAGTCAATAATTTGTCCGGCTTCTGCTTGAGTAGTTATAAATGAAGATTTTTCTTTATTCCATTCGGCATAGTCTGCCGTATTATACGAGGTATAATTTTCAATTATCTGTCCGACTTCGTATTTTTTTAAAATCTCAATTAATCCTGCAACATGATCAGCATGAGGATGTGTCAGTATAACCAAATCAATTGATTGGTCATAAAACGGCATAATCCTGCCAAGCTCTTGCAGAATTCTGCCGTCCGGTCCCCCATCAATAAGCACTTGGTTGCCATTAAAATCTATTAGTTCGGCATCACCTTGTCCTACGTCAAGAAAATAAACATGCAACAGGCCATCGCTTTGAGCCCCGGCATTAACGGCGACAAAACTTAAAACAACAGCGGCAGTTATGAAAATGAAAACTGACCACTCAAGTTTGGATAACTTACGCAAAGACAGTGAAGCTGGCATTAGTTCCTCATAACATAAAAGTTCATCACTTGGAAAGGACTTTTTGTTTTTTTGTTAAACTTCTCAAAAACCATACCAAAATACAGTAGGACACTAACAACATCGGCCAGCTAAAACTAATCGCAAGCGTAGCCCAACTTGGCGCCGCCAACAATTTAATAATCTTGAGCTCTATGGTAGTTAATAACCAAGCAAAATAACCGAAAAATTGTCCTAAAAACGGCATGATTATGCCGATAAGGCCACTAATAAAGCCCAGAAGCATGGCAAACGGTATGGTCGGCAAAATGATAATATTAGCAGGCAACGAAGTTAAAGAAAAATTTTTAAAATAGTAAATCAAGAGCGGCAGAACTAAGAGTTGAGCCGATACCGTCATGGCAAATGTTTCACGCAAGTTAAATAACCTGGGCAGTTTTGTAAAATATTTTTCAAGGACCGGAAACACGTAGATGAGTCCGAGCGTCGCCGCGAAAGACAATTGAAAACCTATGTCATAACGCAAAATGGCTGGATTAATCAAAATCATTACCGCGCCGGCAAGGGTTATCGCATTGCGCGGATCACTCAATCTCCCCTCTCTCTGTGCCAGCAAAACTAAAGAACCCATAATAGACGCCCGCACCACAGAAGCCTGCGCTCCTGTCAAAACAGTAAACATGGCCACACCAATTAATGAGAACCAAAAAGCCGTCTGCCTCCTTAAAAACAAAATAAAAAAAGAGGAAATAACCATGACCACTATCGTAATATTGTAACCAGACACCGCGAGAATGTGGCTGGTGCCGGTACGAGAAAAATCGTCTTTAACGTCTTGCGGAATCTGTGAGCGACTGCCAAGAAGTATCCCGTTGATAAACACCGCGTTGGGTTCGGCGATTGATCTGGTAATTGAGTCTTCAAACGTTTTTTTAAGGACAAAGATTTTTTTAAAAATTAAGATTTTTGCATATTCATACTTACTTAGGAGTTGAACTCCTAAGTTGTCTGCAATTTTAATCTCCGGATAAAAAAGCGTGGTGTATATTCTGTCTTTAGCCAGATAAGAAATGTAATCAAAGTCATCAAAATTTTCAGGTTTTTTAATATTGCCGTAAACCCACAGTTGATCACCATACTGATACCTGGGATAGAGTTCTGTTGTAATCAAAACTCTCTCTTCGACCACAACCATGTATGGCGGCACGTTTAGTTGTTTCGCATAAAAAGAAAACCTCTGCTTATTGCCGATGACTTCAGGTTCATTAGATATATAGCCCAAAATGGTAACTTTTATGGGATGTTTGTTCTGCGGATCTACAACCCGTTCTTGTGCTTCAGCAAACTTTTGGAGATTGTGAGTCTTGGAGTTAACGGCATTATAACGCAAAACTCCAGCAAAAAAGAAAAGGGTCACGAAAGCGGCAAAAGCCAATTTGACGTTAAGCAAACCGGAGTCACGACGGTAGAAAATGGCGATAAGCGCCGCGCAGATTACGGCCGCAACCAAAGCTGTGATTTTTGAAATATTAAAAAACGAACCGGCAAAAATGCCGAGAACAAAAGAAAGGAGAATATAAAAAAATATCTGTGAACGATGCATGGTGTTCGTTGTATCAAAATTACAAACCAACCTATACCGAAGAGCTCGATAACCAGCTACGCGAGTTCTTTTTGTTCAATCCACCCGATTACGGGATTTTTCACAAAAAGCCTCGCCTACGCCGAAATAACATCCTCTCGGTATTGATTATCTAGTTGCTAAACGCACGC
This sequence is a window from Candidatus Yanofskybacteria bacterium. Protein-coding genes within it:
- the ftsW gene encoding putative lipid II flippase FtsW, with amino-acid sequence MMQISKSGKTLTILVFILIVFGLVMLSSAGVVEGQKRFGSPSYYFLHQFLYGVLPGLALFLLFSRINYKFWKKIALPLLVAVIGLMVLVFVPGIGYGLRGAQRWLDLKIFTFQPSEVLKLSLVIYLAAWFSRRDGRIGERIQSLAPFLLVLGFVGVLLLSQPDMGTLVLVALIALSMYFFAGAKFSHFVVLILVAGILLGALSVVEPYRFDRLKAFFNPSSDKQDTSYHINQALLGIGSGGIFGLGFGQSRQKINFLPEPVGDSIFAIVVEELGLVGGAFLLSLFLALSLAMINIAKTVSNQFGELLVLGVTTWVCGQALINIFAISGMIPLTGLPLPFISFGSSALVSIMAGLGIVLNISRHG
- the mraY gene encoding phospho-N-acetylmuramoyl-pentapeptide-transferase yields the protein MAENIFTIFNVVRVFVVAALAFFVSLALTPLWMKILYKYKMGKQLRAEGAPIFNRLHKSKEGTPTMGGVLIWVTVTILTLLFWYLSKSVDGFWSRVNFFSRGQTWLPLGALAVAALVGLADDILGVMRIGPKGGGLRMKYRLLLYTVVAAGGAWWFFYKLGFNSLNIPFLGDFTIGWWYIPFFILVIVATSFSANETDGLDGLAAGTFLTMFAAYGAIAFDQGRMDLVTFIAAIMGALIAFLWYNIFPARFFMGDTGSMSLGVVLGIIAMLTNTPLLLIPIGAVFIIESLSVIIQLSSKRLRGKKIFLSTPIHHHFEARGWPETQVTMRFWMISAIGAIIGLIIFLVDSKIPPLF
- a CDS encoding D-alanyl-D-alanine carboxypeptidase, coding for MRPNVILFTIVLGGLVSGAVFFIFGYPVDVPNTNLAVQPPSEGQQAFLLPVSEISYSPVRDFNVPEPEIEARAAALVDVKSGRFLFAKNINKRLPIASITKLMSAIVVLENLDLNQIFSVPVESINVDGNGADLFKNEQLRVADLFKIMLVKSSNDAALTLATEAQKLGIDFVAKMNEKAQNLGMANSKFTDPAGLDDYDAFSTASDLIKLVSYAKSYELISGTLKATTMDVSSADGRIPHHLVNTNQLLNQIRGIIIGKTGYTDNALGTMVLEVGLDNVGDGLISVVLGSQNRFGETEKLIEWGKTAYSWE
- the aspS gene encoding aspartate--tRNA ligase, giving the protein MRTLIAETKNKIGEDAELFGWVHGRRDHGKIIFIDLRDRSGVVQVVFTPQQKELYETANTLRSEWVLKIIGKVAARPEAMVNDEIETGKIEIQPESLEVLNQAVTPPFALDTDGREIGEDHRMKYRYLDLRRERMQKNMILRHKVTKFIRDYLDGRGFIEVETPILTKSTPEGARDYVVPSRLYSGKFYALPQSPQQYKQLLMVAGIEKYFQIARCFRDEDTRGDRQPEFTQLDLEMSFVEREDVMVVNESLLIELIKNIMPDKKIQEVPFPRLTHKEAMEKYGTDRPDLREHPDDPNLLAFCWIIDFPFFEKTDNGEWTFTHNPFSAPRPEHSEWLMEKKNIGEILTTQYDVILNGFEIGGGSIRNHQAEALKKVFEIIGFEEERTVKNFGHMLDALSYGAPPHGGIAWGLDRLVAVLVGEPNIREVIAFPKTGDARDLMMDSPSELEEKQLKELHLQIKK
- a CDS encoding energy transducer TonB, which translates into the protein MFLTEEKRVFSELGEFLGRFLKKRGKDPPLVVTSSPIPVKDILSRHNPKKGLLLSGIAHVIVVVCVFVAGESGLFNKKPVTSSEVFIILPNNSAIYLPQTKKTGGGGGGGDRSPQPASKGNPPKFSLKQFTPPSVKIRNDVPKLAMEPSVIVPPELKQPPVSLGPLGDILGNIVLPSNGPGFGGGIGTGSGGGVGSGTGSGIGPGSDGGMGGDALGVGNGVEPPQLLKKINPEYSDEARKAKLQGTVILYVEIDTNGNVRKVLVRRGLGLRLDERAVEAVKQWKFKPGTKEDKPVIVSVIIEVIFRLL
- the rpsG gene encoding 30S ribosomal protein S7; the protein is MRKPIKKKIIVEPDYKYSSLLVVKLINKVMSSGKRSTAEKIVYGALERAEKEIKKPALEVLDMALNNAGPQLELKSRRIGGANYQVPYEVRGERKMALAFRWIIDAARSQKGKPMQEKLAQEIINAYNNTGVAIKKKTDTHRMAEANKAFAHFAW
- the rpsL gene encoding 30S ribosomal protein S12 yields the protein MPTINQLLKHPRSRAKTKTRSPALSFGFNSLENKPIFFNAPFKRGVAIKVGTMTPKKPNSALRKFARVRLTNGMEVTAYIPGVGHNLQEHSVVTLRGGRVKDLPGVQYHIVRGRLDSAGVDARRRGRSKYGAKRPK